One Archangium violaceum genomic window, TCGGCGGATCGCCTCTCGGCGTGATGCCCACCTGGACCAGGGGTTCGGGGGGTATCCGAGCGTGGCGCCGCCTCCTCCTCTCCTCGAGGACCGGGCGTCGCCTGGAGCTGTCTTCCTTCCACTCCAGTCCGAGAGCCCTTCCATGTCCGTCTGCATTCTCAGCACCGATGCTGTCCGCCGTGCCCTGTCCGTCCGTGACCTGACCGATCCCTCCTCCGGCCCTCATGCCATGCAGCGCCTCGTCGACGACGTGCTCGCCGCCCTCCGCGAGGCGTGGCGCTGCGACGTGCGTCTGCACCGGCAGAGCCCCATCGTCTCCGTCTCCGACAACTACGACCGGCTGCGCTACCCGCCCGATGGTGTCGCCCGCGACGCGCGCTATACGCGCTACGTCTGTGACACCGCGCTGCTTCGCACCCAGACCTCGGCGATGATTCCGCCGCTGTTGCGCCAACTCGCCGCCACACCCCAGTCCCCCGAGGATGTGCTGCTCGCCTGTCCTGGACTCGTCTACCGCCGCGATTGCATCGACCGGTTGCACACCGGTGAGCCCCACCAGATGGACCTCTGGCGCGTCCGGCGGGGTGCTCCGCTCGGAGTCGAGGACCTGCGCCTCATGGTGGAGACGGTGGTGCGTGCGCTGCTTCCCGGGCGCGAGTCGCGCGTCACCCCGGCCCGGCATCCGTACACCACGGATGGACTGCAGATCGACGTCCGCCAGGGCGGCGAGTGGGTGGAGATCGGCGAGTGTGGCCTCGCCCACCCCGAGCTGCTCGCGGAGAGTGGGCTCGATACGGCGCGCGTCTCGGGGCTCGCCATGGGGCTGGGGATGGATCGCATCCTCATGCTGCGCAAGGGCCTGGACGACATCCGCCTGCTGCGTGCCGAGGACCCACGCATCTGCTCGCAGATGCTCGACCTGGAGCCCTACCGCGAGGTGTCCTCCATGCCCGCGGTGCGCAGGGACCTGTCCCTGGTGCTCGAGGACGACGCCACCTCCGAGGAGCTCGGGGACGTGGTGCGCGCCGCGCTCGGCTCGCGGGCCGAGGTGGTGGAATCCGTCGAGGTGCTCTCGGAGACGCCCTACGAGGCGCTGCCGCCCGCCGCCGTGCAGCGGCTCGGCATTTCACCCGGGCAGAAGAACGTGCTGCTGCGCGTGGTGCTGCGCGCGCTCGACCGCTCGCTCACCCACGCCGAGTGCAACGAGTTGAGGGACCGCATCTACGCGGCCCTGCACCGGGGCTCCGCCTGGCAATGGGCGTCGGCCTCCGCCGCCCACCCCTGAGGCGTGCCCCGGTGGCGCACGGCGGGGACTACTCCGCCGTGTTGGCGCCCGTGGACTGCTTCGCCGCCTCGCGAGCCGCCTGCCCGCGCACCTGCATCGAGCCCAGCAGCACGTCGACCCACCGGTGGCTGATGCCGAAGTTCTTGTCCGGGCAGGCGAAGTGGTGCGCCATGTGGTGCGCGCGCAGCGCCTTGCCCCAGTTGGTCCACGGCTTCTTGTAGTGCACCGCCCAGTGCAGGTAGTCGTAGACGAGGTAGCCGACCACGATGCCGCAGAAGTACGGAATCGTGGCGTCCGGCCGGCCCACCAGCCACAGCAGCCCGCCGATGACGATGGCCAGCGGGATGCTCGCGCCCAGCGGCATCACCAGCCGCTGGGGATCATCCGGGTACGTGTGGTGGTAGCCGTGGATGATGGCGTGGAAGCGCCGGGTCAGCGGCCCGTTCCCCTCCCAGTGGAAGAGGTTGCGGTGCAGCGTGTACTCCATGAAGCACCACGTGAGGTACCCCAGGACCCCGAACAGGGCGAGCTTTCCCACGGTGGTGGTTCCGCTCCACAGTCCCCAGGCCAGCAGGCCGATGATGATGGGGATGTAGAAGACGAAGGGAACGACAGGGTGGATCTTCGAGGCGGCTTCGAGGAAGTCGTTCTCGAACATCCGCCCGGAGGAGTGGCGCACGTATTCGGTCTTCATGGCCGTACCAGCTCGAATGAGGGGTGTCGGTAGGGGCCGGCCCCCGGATGGGCAACAGGGGTGTTGCCAGGCGCATACCGCCGCCGCGCTCCTTATATACCCCCGGGCCCCAAAGGCGACGCCACGAAAATACCGGAGATATCCCACCCTGTGTCCGGTGGGGCGCGTCCGGGCCCCCCCGCCTCCTCGGGGAACGGGCGGAGGGGCGGTGTCTACCGCTGAACCTGGAGTTACGGCATCCTGGATTTCTCTGGAGGTCGTGAAGGATGCACCGTCGAGTCTCGAGCGCCGTGTATGGCACCTTGCTGGTGGGCAGCGTCCTGCTGTCCGGGTGCGCGAGTGTCGCCAATACCGCCTATCCTCCCATCCGGGCGGACATGTCCTCCGAGGCCCTCTCGCGCGGTGAGAGCATCTTCCGGGGGGCCTGCGAGGGCTGCCACCGGGGGCCCGACTCGGAGCGTGTCACCGGTGCGCCCATGAGGGACGCGCCCGGGTGGCTCGGCTCCCTCTACACCGCCAACCTCACCGCCCATCCCACCGCGGGTATCGGCTCGGCGAAGGACGAGGAGCTGGCCCGCGTCATCCGCTACGGCGTCAGCCGCGACGGGCGTCTCATCCCCATGCCGTCGTCCATCATGGGCGACAAGGATCTCGCGGCCGTGCTGGGCTTCATGCGCTCCCAGCACCCGCTCTTCGAGCCCGATGCCACCGTGGCGCCGCGCACGGAGTTCTCCTTCTTCGGAGGCCTGGCCTACCGCATGGTGTCCCGCGTGCCCGAGCACCCCGCCTCGGGCATGCCCGTGCCTCCCAAGGGCCCCACCGTGGAGTATGGCCGCTACATGGCCAGCGTCCTCGACTGCGCCGGCTGCCACACGGACAGCTTCGATCCGAAGGACGCCGACGGGCCCAGGGGCTTCTCCGGTGGCCGCGAGTTCCTCGGCGCCGATGGCAAGCCCATCCGCTCCAGCAACATCACCTTCGATGCCACCGGCATCCAGGGCTGGAGCCTCGAGGACTTCACCCGCGCCGTGCGTGATGGGCTCGCGCCCGGGGCCATCGTCCGCTTCCCCATGCCGCGCTACCGCGGCGCGGATGACGTGGACATGCAGGCGCTCTACGAGTACCTGCGCTCGCTGCCTCCGCGCCGCAACGAGGTGCCCGGTGCCCGGCCCCACACCGCTCCCGCCGCGGGGGCTCCGTCGGCCCGGGTGACGTCGGACGCTCCGTCCACGCGAGCGGTGGAGCCGGGCTCGCCCGTGCGCACCTCGGCGCCCGCCGGACTCATGGAGCTCGTGCTCGCGCAGGCCGAGCCCCGGAAGAACGTGGACGCCGCCGCCCTCTTCTCGCGGCTGGGGTGCACGCTGTGCCATGCCCCGGGCGCGCGCTACCACGAGCGCATCGTCAATGCCGCCGGCAAGCCGGAGCAGGAATTGGTGAAGTGGATCCGCAACCCGGAGAAGTTCGTCCCCGGCACCGCCATGCCCACCTACGCCTCGCTCGTCGACGAGCCCACGGCGCTCGTGCTGGCCCGGTGGATCAAGGCCGGTGGCCCCAAGGCGGGCAAGTAGGAGGCACGTCATGGGCGAGCGCCGGGCGTTGCTCGTGGTCGACCTCGAGGGCGTGGCCGGCGTGGACACTCCCGGCGCGCTCATCTCCGGGACGCCGGAGTACGTGCGCGCCCAGGCCCTGCTGACGGCGGAGGTGAACGCCGCGGTGGAGGGCCTGCTCGCCGCGGGCTTCCAGCGCGTCCGGGTGAGCGACAGCCACCTGTCCGGCTCCGGCGGGACCAACCTGCTGCTCGAGTCGCTGCACCCCGCGGCCGAGCCGTGCTTCCTCGAGGAGGATGCGTACGCGCCCCCCTTCTTCGAGGACGTCCAGGCGGTGGCCTGCCTGGGGATGCATGCGGAGGCGGGGCTCGCGGGCTTCTGTGCGCACACCGTGGACCTGGTGGGCGCGTGGACGTGCGCTGGCCGGGGACTGTCGGAGGCGGACCTCGTGCTGGCGCTCGCGGCGGAGGCGGGCGTGCCCGCCGTGTTCGTCTCCGGCGACGACGTGCTGGAGGCCCGGCTCGGTGGGCGCGTGGGCTACGTGCGCACCAAGGTGGCTCTCTCCTCCACCCGCGCGGATTCGCGCCCTCCCGAGGAGGTGCTCCCGGAGCTGTCCCGCGCCGCCGCGTTGCCGGGCCGTCCGGTGGAGCCGCTCCCGGACGCGCCACTCGTCCTCACCTTCAAGAGTGGGCACCAGGCGGCGCTCGCGGCCGAGACCGGTGCCCGGCGGGTGGACCGCTACCGGGTGGAGGTGGAGGGGCGCACCTTCCGTGAGCGCTACACCCGGGCCCTGCGCGCCGCGTCCGCCGCGAGCTCGGTGTTGGGGAGCGCCGTGGCGGGCGAGCCCGGCAGTGCCTCCTTCCTGCGGGACGCCGCGGCCCTCTTCCTCCTGCCGGGGCCTCCCGCGCACCCGAAGCCCCCGAGCACGGAGGCGGTGGAGCGGGCGCTGCGGGCCTTCCTCTCCCTCACGGAGGGCGGAAGCGACGAGGCGCGAGCGTTGCGCGCACTGACGCTGCACATGCTGGAGGGCCACGCGCCCGGGGTCTTCGCGCGCAGGGCGCTGGGGCCCACGCTGGAGGCCGCGGTGGCCGCGCTGGCGGAGGTGCCCCTGTCGCTCCCCGCGGGATTGTCCCCGGAGGCGGGCATGTCCCGGGT contains:
- a CDS encoding sterol desaturase family protein: MKTEYVRHSSGRMFENDFLEAASKIHPVVPFVFYIPIIIGLLAWGLWSGTTTVGKLALFGVLGYLTWCFMEYTLHRNLFHWEGNGPLTRRFHAIIHGYHHTYPDDPQRLVMPLGASIPLAIVIGGLLWLVGRPDATIPYFCGIVVGYLVYDYLHWAVHYKKPWTNWGKALRAHHMAHHFACPDKNFGISHRWVDVLLGSMQVRGQAAREAAKQSTGANTAE
- a CDS encoding c-type cytochrome; protein product: MHRRVSSAVYGTLLVGSVLLSGCASVANTAYPPIRADMSSEALSRGESIFRGACEGCHRGPDSERVTGAPMRDAPGWLGSLYTANLTAHPTAGIGSAKDEELARVIRYGVSRDGRLIPMPSSIMGDKDLAAVLGFMRSQHPLFEPDATVAPRTEFSFFGGLAYRMVSRVPEHPASGMPVPPKGPTVEYGRYMASVLDCAGCHTDSFDPKDADGPRGFSGGREFLGADGKPIRSSNITFDATGIQGWSLEDFTRAVRDGLAPGAIVRFPMPRYRGADDVDMQALYEYLRSLPPRRNEVPGARPHTAPAAGAPSARVTSDAPSTRAVEPGSPVRTSAPAGLMELVLAQAEPRKNVDAAALFSRLGCTLCHAPGARYHERIVNAAGKPEQELVKWIRNPEKFVPGTAMPTYASLVDEPTALVLARWIKAGGPKAGK
- a CDS encoding M55 family metallopeptidase yields the protein MGERRALLVVDLEGVAGVDTPGALISGTPEYVRAQALLTAEVNAAVEGLLAAGFQRVRVSDSHLSGSGGTNLLLESLHPAAEPCFLEEDAYAPPFFEDVQAVACLGMHAEAGLAGFCAHTVDLVGAWTCAGRGLSEADLVLALAAEAGVPAVFVSGDDVLEARLGGRVGYVRTKVALSSTRADSRPPEEVLPELSRAAALPGRPVEPLPDAPLVLTFKSGHQAALAAETGARRVDRYRVEVEGRTFRERYTRALRAASAASSVLGSAVAGEPGSASFLRDAAALFLLPGPPAHPKPPSTEAVERALRAFLSLTEGGSDEARALRALTLHMLEGHAPGVFARRALGPTLEAAVAALAEVPLSLPAGLSPEAGMSRVDAWYVLRERGLPHAPLVPHILQAYLEHLDGEGYGLHAWLLGEMAATCGLDVRLSIPERAFRDMSRLADLYWLTHLFLLDTRYLRFPPKAPGTAAWTEELLVATPWVVEQGDADLAAELAFCLQCVGEAGGGAHEALLSLISAQQRPEGDLGDAHATAGALLAFTGAEERLFPR